A stretch of the Marasmius oreades isolate 03SP1 chromosome 8, whole genome shotgun sequence genome encodes the following:
- the PRPF8 gene encoding Pre-mRNA-processing-splicing factor 8 (BUSCO:EOG092600NM) — protein sequence MSFPPPPPGFMPPPPPGMNQAPSNGISGSKLPPEVIAHKSMKWVQMQRKRYGEKRRGGYVDMGKQDLPPEHVRKIIKDHGDMSNRKFRNDKRVHLGALKYVPHAVMKLLENIPYPWEQVREVPVLYHITGAITFVNEIPRVVEPVYHAQWSTMWLAMRREKRDRRHFKRMRFPPFDDEEPPLDYGDNVLDVEPLEAIQLELDEEEDSAIIDWFYDPKPLIDTPHVNGSSYKYWSLSLPIMANLYRLGRTLLSDQPDKNASFLFDKKSFFTAKALNMAIPGGPKFEPLYRDMDNFDEDWNEFNDINKVIIRQQIRTEYKVAFPHLYNSLPRSVKISPYHYAKNVYIRTDDPDLPAFYFDPLINPISLRGYTPKNMPLVSHEDSIFGPNGADDDFFELPEEVDPFLRDKDIENDMTADGIALWWAPEPYSRRSGRMRRAQDIPLVKNWYLEHCPPNQPVKVRVSYQKLLKCYVLNELRTRPEKAMTKKNLFRQLKATKFFQTTKLDWVEAGLQVCRQGYNMLNLLIHRKNLNYLHLDYNMNLKPVKTLTTKERKKSRFGNAFHLCREILRLTKLVVDAHVQFRLGNVDAFQLADALQYIFAHIGALTGMYRYKYKLMRQVRMTKDLKHLIYYRFNTGPVGKGPGNGFWAPGWRVWLFFMRGIVPLLERWLGNLLARQFEGRNSKGIAKTVTKQRVESHYDLELRAAVMHDILDMMPESIKQNKAKTILQHLSEAWRCWKANIPWKVPGMPTAIENIILRYIKSKADWWCSVAHYNRERIRRGATVDKAVVKKNLGRLTRLYLKAEQERQHAYLKDGPYISAEEAVAIYTATVHWLESRKFAPIPFPPLSYKHDTKLLVLALEKLKEAYSVKGRLNQSQREELALIEQAYDNPHECLSRIKRLLLTQRAFKESGIEFFDTYDKLIPCYDIEPIEKITDAYLDQFLFFEAEKRGLFPAWIKPADTEPPPLLVYKWCQGINNLTEIWETSEGECNVMMETVLSKVYEKIDLTLLNRLLRLILDHNLADYITAKNNTVLTYKDMAHTNAFGLIRGLQFSAFVFQYYGLVLDLLILGLQRASEMAGPPQMPNNFLQYRDSATETRHPIRLYSRYVDRLHILFRFNADEARDLIQRYLSANPDPTNNNVIGYNNKRCWPRDCRMRLIKHDVNLGRAVFWNVKQSLPRSLTTIEWEDTFVSVYSKDNPQLLFSMCGFEVRILPKIRTMSGEQFSLKDAVWNLTNEQTKERTAQAFLRVSDEGVQQFNNRIRQVLMSSGSTTFSKIVNKWNTALIGLMTYYREAVIHTNELLDSLVKAENKIQTRVKIGLNSKMPSRFPPVVFYTPKELGGLGMLSMGHVLIPQSDLRWSKQTDVAVTHFRAGMSHEEDQLIPNLYRYLQPWEAEFLDSARVWSEYSMKRKEANAQNRRLTLEDLEDSWDRGIPRINTLFQKDRHTLAYDRGWRVRTDWKQYQLLKHNPFWWTSQRHDGKLWQLNNYRVDVIAALGGVEGILEHTLFKGTYFPTWEGLFWEKASGFEESMRYKKLTNAQRSGLNQIPNRRFTLWWSPTINRANVYVGFQVQLDLTGIFMHGKIPTLKISLIQIFRAHLWQKIHESVVMDLCQVFDQELEPLQIETVQKETIHPRKSYKMNSSCADILLFSAYKWNISRPSLVTDVKDVLDGTTSNKFWIDVQLRWGDFDTHDIERYTRAKFLDYVSDSMSIYPSPTGVMIGMDLAYNLWSAYGNWFPGMKPLIQQAMAKIMKANPACHVLRERIRKGLQLYSSEPTEPYLNSQNYSELFSNQIIWFVDDTNVYRVTIHKTFEGNLTTKPINGAIFIFNPRSGQLFLKVIHTSVWAGQKRLGQLAKWKTAEEVAALVRSLPVEEQPKQVIVTRKGMLDPLEVHLLDFPNIVIKGSELQLPFQACMKMEKFGDLILRATQPQMVLFSLYDDWLKSISSYTAFSRLILLLRGLHVNNEKGKIILHPDKNTITEPHFVWPTLSDEEWIKVEVAMKDLILADFGKRNSVNIASLTVSEIRDIILGQEIAAPSVQRQQMAELEKSSEAQAQVTAVQTQTTNVHGDTIQVVTTTNYEQQVFSSKSDWRVRAISATHLPLRLQHIYVSNDDVKDDAASYTYVLPKNILRAFITAADLRTQVAAYLYGVSPPDNKQVKEVKAIAWIPQRGSNNNVELPSQLPKEDFLLKDLEPLGWIKTQALEINHLSPTDVTTQAKIMADHPEWSSASICITASFTPGSVSLSAHSLTVPGFDWGRKNVDTSANPPVRPIFYSLSSLLIHRPNSGL from the exons ATGAgctttccaccaccaccacctggcTTTATGCCTCCACCTCCCCCTGGAATGAACCAAGCTCCTTCAAATGGCATTTCAGGATCAAAATTACCCCCAGAAG TCATCGCCCACAAGTCGATGAAATGGGTACAGATGCAGAGGAAGAGATATGGAGAGAAACGTAGGGGAGGATATGTAGATATGGGGAAGCAG GACTTACCTCCCGAACATGTTCGTAAAATCATTAAAGACCACGGAGACATGAGCAACAGAAAGTTTCGGAATGATAAACGCGTTCATTTAGGAGCTTTGAAATACGTTCCTCACGCCGTCATGAAATTACTCGAGAACATTCCTTATCCTTGGGAGCAGGTGCGCGAAGTACCGGTTTTGTACCACATTACCGGTGCTATCACTTTCGTTAACGAAATTCCGCGTGTCGTTGAGCCCGTCTATCATGCACAATGGAGTACTATGTGGCTCGCAATGCGTCGAGAAAAGCGTGATCGTCGTCACTTCAAACGGATGCGTTTCCCTCCattcgacgatgaggaacCACCTTTGGACTACGGTGACAATGTCCTTGATGTCGAGCCGCTCGAAGCCATTCAGCTGGAgcttgacgaagaagaggactcGGCTATTATTGATTGGTTTTATGACCCTAAACCTCTTATCGACACACCTCACGTCAATGGTTCCTCATATAAATACTGGTCACTATCTTTACCGATAATGGCCAACCTTTACCGGCTCGGCAGAACTTTACTTTCTGACCAACCGGATAAAAATGCCAGTTTTCTCTTCGACAAGAAGTCGTTTTTCACTGCAAAAGCTCTGAACATGGCCATACCAGGTGGTCCCAAGTTTGAGCCACTCTATCGCGACATGGACAATTTCGACGAGGATTGGAACGAGTTCAATGATATCAACAAGGTCATCATTCGGCAACAAATCAGAACGGAGTACAAGGTTGCTTTCCCTCATCTGTACAACTCCCTACCCCGTTCCGTTAAAATATCTCCTTACCATTACGCCAAAAACGTGTATATTCGTACCGATGACCCCGACCTCCCTGCCTTCTACTTCGACCCTCTCATCAATCCTATCTCGCTTCGTGGGTACACCCCTAAGAACATGCCCCTCGTTTCACATGAAGACTCGATATTTGGACCAAATGGCGCCGATGATGACTTTTTTGAATTACCCGAGGAAGTAGACCCGTTCCTTCGGGACAAAGACATTGAGAATGACATGACCGCTGATGGTATCGCCTTGTGGTGGGCGCCAGAGCCTTACAGTCGTCGTTCTGGAAGAATGCGGCGAGCTCAAGATATTCCGTTGGTCAAGAATTGGTACCTGGAGCATTGCCCACCCAACCAACCGGTCAAGGTCCGGGTTTCGTATCAGAAACTTTTGAAGTGCTACGTCCTAAACGAACTCAGGACACGGCCGGAGAAGGCGATGACCAAGAAGAACTTGTTCCGTCAACTCAAAGCGACGAAATTTTTTCAAACGACCAAGTTGGACTGGGTGGAAGCTGGGTTACAGGTGTGCAGGCAAGGGTATAATATGTTGAATCTGTTGATCCACCGAAAA AATTTGAACTACCTTCACCTGGACTACAacatgaacttgaaaccggtTAAGACTCTGACGacgaaggaaaggaagaagtCGCGTTTTGGCAACGCTTTCCATCTTTGCCGTGAAATCCTTCGGTTGACGAAATTAGTGGTCGATGCCCATGTTCAGTTCCGTCTAGGAAATGTCGACGCCTTCCAACTTGCAGACGCTCTCCAGTATATCTTCGCTCACATCGGTGCATTGACTGGAATGTACCGGTATAAGTACAAG TTGATGAGGCAAGTCCGAATGACCAAGGACTTGAAACATTTGATATACTATCGCTTCAATACTGGTCCAGTAGGAAAGGGACCGGGCAATGGTTTCTGGGCACCCGGTTGGCGTGTGTGGTTATTCTTTATGAGAGGTATCGTTCCTCTATTGGAGAGATG GCTTGGTAACCTCCTTGCTCGTCAATTCGAAGGCCGAAACAGCAAAGGAATTGCCAAGACTGTCACGAAGCAACGAGTGGAATCACATTATGACCTCGAGTTGCGAGCGGCTGTCATGCACGATATTCTTGATATGATGCCTGAATCAATTAAACAGAATAAGGCGAAGACGATTTTGCAACATCTGTCCGAAGCCTGGCGATGTTGGAAGGCGAATA TTCCGTGGAAAGTACCAGGCATGCCGACTGCGATCGAGAACATCATCCTTCGTTATATTAAGAGCAAGGCGGATTGGTGGTGTTCAGTTGCTCATTATAACCGAGAGCGGATTCGACGCGGTGCGACTGTCGACAAAGCTGTCGTGAAGAAGAATCTAGGTCGTCTTACTC GACTATACCTCAAAGCTGAACAAGAGCGCCAACACGCTTACCTCAAGGACGGTCCATACATTAGTGCAGAAGAAGCGGTTGCCATCTATACCGCAACCGTTCATTGGCTGGAGAGTAGGAAATTTGCTCCCATTCCTTTCCC GCCATTGTCCTACAAGCACGACACGAAGCTTCTCGTTTTGGCTCTCGAAAAACTCAAAGAAGCTTACTCAGTCAAGG GTCGTCTCAACCAATCACAGCGAGAAGAGCTCGCGCTCATTGAACAAGCATACGATAACCCTCACGAAT GTTTATCTCGAATCAAGCGTCTTTTATTGACGCAACGAGCATTCAAAGAATCTGGAATCGAGTTCTTCGATACATACGACAAACTTATCCCGTGTTACGATATCGAACCAATCGAAAAGATTACCGACGCT TATCTCGACcagttcctcttcttcga GGCCGAAAAACGTGGGCTCTTCCCTGCCTGGATCAAACCAGCT GATACAGAACCCCCACCACTTCTTGTTTACAAA TGGTGTCAAGGTATCAATAACCTTACGGAGATTTGGGAGACAAGCGAAGGCGAATGCAATGTCATGATGGAGACAGTTTTATCGAAGGTGTATGAGAAAATCGATCTCACACTGCTGAATCGTCTATTGCGTCTCATACTAGATCACAATTTGGCTGACTACATAACGGCCAAGAACAATACTG TTCTTACATATAAAG ATATGGCCCATACAAATGCATTCGGGTTGATTCGTGGCTTACAATTCTCGGCGTTCGTCTTCCAGTACTATGGGCTGGTATTGGATCTGTTGATTCTGGGTCTTCAACGAGCCAGCGAAATGGCCGGACCTCCTCAGATGCCCAACAACTTCTTGCAATACCGGGATTCCGCGACCGAAACTCGACACCCCATCCGACTGTACTCTCGTTACGTTGACCGGTTACACATTCTTTTCCGTTTCAATGCCGACGAGGCTAGGGATCTCATCCAGCGATATCTCTCCGCCAATCCCGATCCTACCAACAATAATGTCATCGGATATAACAACAAACGATGTTGGCCACGCGACTGTCGAATGAGACTCATCAAACACGACGTCAATTTAGGTCGTGCTGTATTTTGGAATGTGAAGCAGAGTCTCCCGAGGTCTTTGACCACCATCGAATGGGAGGACACGTTTGTCAGTGTTTACTCTAAGGATAACCCTCAGCTGCTGTTCTCGATGTGTGGATTCGAAGTCCGTATCCTTCCCAAGATCCGGACAATGAGTGGAGAACAATTTTCCCTCAAAGATGCTGTATGGAATCTTACCAACGAGCAGACCAAGGAAAGAACCGCGCAAGCTTTCTTGCGTGTCTCGGATGAGG GTGTCCAACAATTCAACAACAGGATACGACAAGTGTTGATGAGCTCTGGTTCCACAACGTTTTCCAAGATCGTGAACAAGTGGAACACGGCCTTGATCGGTCTGATGACCTACTATCGTGAAGCAGTCATCCACACAAATGAACTTCTCGATTCCCTTGTCAAGGCAGAGAACAAGATTCAGACTCGTGTCAAGATCGGTTTGAACAGTAAGATGCCGTCACGTTTCCCGCCGGTTGTTTTTTATACCCCCAAG GAGCTGGGCGGCCTCGGGATGCTTTCAATGGGCCACGTCTTGATACCTCAAAGTGACCTCCGATGGTCCAAACAGACCGACGTTGCTG TGACACATTTCCGGGCTGGAATGTCTCACGAAGAAGATCAGCTCATCCCTAACCTGTACCGCTACTTACAACCATGGGAAGCCGAGTTTCTGGATTCCGCGCGGGTGTGGTCGGAATATTCCATGAAGCGAAAAGAAGCTAACGCTCAGAATCGACGACTCACTCTTGAAGACCTCGAGGATAGTTGGGATCGTGGTATTCCTCGCATCAACACTCTATTCCAGAAGGATCGCCACAC CTTGGCCTATGACCGCGGTTGGAGAGTACGGACAGACTGGAAACAATATCAACTGTTGAAACA CAATCCTTTCTGGTGGACATCACAGCGTCACGATGGCAAACTTTGGCAGCTTAACAATTATCGTGTCGATGTGATTGCCGCCTTAGGGGGTGTCGAGGGCATTTTGGAACACACTCTATTCAAGGGTACATATTTCCCTACTTGGGAAG GTTTGTTCTGGGAGAAAGCCTCTGGTTTTGAGGAGTCAATGAGGTACAAGAAGCTGACCAATGCCCAGCGTTCTGGTCTCAACCAGATCCCTAATCGTCGCTTCACGCTTTGGTGGAGTCCTACGATTAATCGTGCCAATGTCTATGTCGGTTTCCAAGTGCAGCTTGACTTGACTGGAATTTTCATGCATGGCAAAATCCCTACCCTTAAAATCAGTTTGATTCAGATCTTCCGTGCTCACTTATGGCAGAAAA TTCACGAGAGTGTGGTTATGGATTTGTGTCAAGTATTTGATCAAGAACTCGAACCACTACAGATCGAGACCGTGCAGAAGGAAACGATTCATCCTCGTAAAAGTTATAAGATGAACTCTTCTTGTGCCGACATCCTGCTTTTCTCCGCCTACAAG TGGAACATATCGAGGCCCTCTCTGGTTACTGACGTGAAGGACGTCCTCGACGGTACCACAAGTAACAAGTTTTGGATTGACGTCCAGTTGAGGTGGGGAGATTTTGATACCCACGACATTGAGCGGTACACTCGCGCGAAGTTCCTGGATTAT GTTTCTGATTCCATGAGCATATACCCTTCGCCGACCGGTGTTATGATTGGTATGGATTTGGCGTACAATTTATGGTCGGCGTATGGGAACTGGTTCCCTGGCATGAAACCTCTCATCCAACAAGCAATGGCCAAAATCATGAAAGCCAATCCTGCGTGCCACGTCCTGAGAGAACGTATTCGGAAAGGTTTACAGCTATACTCGTCGGAACCCACAGAACCGTACTTGAACAGTCAAAATTATTCGGAGCTCTTTTCGAACCAGATCATAT GGTTCGTGGATGATACAAACGTCTACCGTGTCACAAT CCACAAGACCTTTGAGGGCAACTTGACCACCAAACCTATCA ATGGTGCTATCTTCATATTCAACCCTCGGTCCGGGCAACTATTCTTGAAAGTCATCCACACCAGTGTCTGGGCTGGTCAAAAACGTCTTGGACAACTTGCTAAGTGGAAGACCGCCGAAGAAGTTGCAGCTCTGGTCCGGTCCTTACCGGTAGAAGAGCAGCCCAAGCAAGTAATCGTGACTCGTAAGGGAATGTTGG ATCCCTTGGAGGTGCACCTACTCGATTTCCCGAACATTGTTATCAAGGGAAGTGAACTTCAACTACCATTTCAAGCTTGTATGAAGATGGAAAAGTTCGGTGATCTTATTCTACGAGCTACTCAACCGCAAATGGTGTTGTTCAGTCTTTACG ATGATTGGCTCAAGTCTATCTCGAGTTACACGGCCTTCTCTCGCCTTATCCTGCTTCTGCGTGGTCTACATGTAAACAATGAGAAGGGGAAAATCATACTCCACCCAGACAAGAATACAATCACTGAACCTCACTTCGTCTGGCCGACCCTCAGCGATGAGGAGTGGATCAAGGTAGAAGTCGCAATGAAAGACCTTATCCTTGCG GATTTCGGCAAGCGAAACAGCGTCAACATTGCTTCTTTAACCGTCAGTGAAATTCGTGATATCATTCTTGGTCAAGAGATCGCGGCACCGTCGGTCCAGCGGCAACAAATGGCAGAACTGGAGAAGAGCTCCgaagctcaagctcaagtcaCTGCTGTGCAAAC GCAAACGACGAATGTTCACGGGGACACAATTCAAGTTGTGACGA CAACGAATTATGAACAACAAGTCTTCAGTAGTAAATCCGACTGGCGTGTTCGTGCGATTTCCGCCACACATCTCCCACTCCGCCTTCAACATATCTATGTGTCGAATGACGATGTCAAGGACGATGCTGCCTCCTACACTTACGTTCTTCCCAAGAACATCCTACGTGCTTTCATTACAGCAGCGGATCTGCGAACTCAGGTTGCCGCGTACCTTTATGGAGTCTCGCCCCCCGATAATAAACAGGTTAAGGAAGTTAAG GCAATTGCATGGATCCCTCAGAGAGGAAGCAATAATAACGTAGAATTGCCCTCTCAGTTGCCCAAGGAAGACTTCCTACTCAAAGATCTTGAGCCCCTCGGGTGGATTAAGACTCAGGCTCTGGAGATCAACCATCTGTCCCCAACGGATGTAACCACTCAGGCGAAGATTATGGCGGATCACCCGGAATGGAGTTCAGCGTCGATCTGCATCACAGCATCCTTCACACCAGGTTCCGTTTCACTGTCAGCTCATTCTCTTACCGTCCCTGGCTTTGACTGGGGTAGAAAGAACGTTGATACTTCTGCCAACCCTCCGGTGCGCCCTATCTTTTACTCTCTCTCCTCCCTTCTGATACATCGTCCTAATTCAGGGCTTTAA